The following proteins come from a genomic window of Pseudomonas sp. WJP1:
- a CDS encoding flavin reductase family protein, producing the protein MIDAAIYKQVMGSFPSGVCVITTLDDDGQVVGLTASAFSSLSMDPALVLFCPNYSSDSYPVLIRNKRFAIHVLSGGQQSEAYAFARKGKDKAQGIEWTLSELGNPILANATAVIECELWREYEGGDHAIMVGAVKNLIVPQHNAGPLVYCHGKMGALPVLA; encoded by the coding sequence ATGATCGATGCCGCCATCTACAAACAAGTCATGGGCTCGTTCCCGTCCGGCGTCTGCGTCATCACCACGCTCGATGACGACGGGCAGGTCGTCGGCCTGACCGCCAGCGCCTTCAGCTCGCTGTCGATGGACCCGGCCCTGGTGTTGTTCTGCCCCAACTACAGCTCGGACTCCTACCCGGTCCTGATCAGGAACAAGCGCTTTGCCATTCATGTGCTGTCCGGCGGCCAGCAGAGCGAAGCCTATGCCTTCGCACGCAAGGGCAAGGACAAGGCGCAAGGCATCGAGTGGACGTTGAGCGAGCTGGGCAACCCGATCCTGGCCAACGCCACGGCGGTCATCGAATGCGAGCTGTGGCGCGAGTATGAAGGGGGCGACCACGCGATCATGGTCGGCGCGGTGAAGAACCTGATCGTGCCCCAGCACAATGCCGGGCCACTGGTGTATTGCCACGGCAAGATGGGCGCCCTGCCCGTCCTGGCCTGA
- a CDS encoding LLM class flavin-dependent oxidoreductase, giving the protein MKFSLFVHMERWDESVSHRQLFEDLTELTLMAEAGGFSTVWIGEHHAMEYTISPSPMPLLAYLAGKTTTIHLGAGTIIAPFWHPIRVAGECALLDVISNGRMEVGLARGAYQVEFDRMAGGMPASSGGQALREMVPVVRALWQGDYAHDGDIWKFPTSTSVPKPIQKPNPPMWIAARDPDSHNFAVANGCNVMVTPLMKGDEEVLDLKNKFQAALDNNPDVPRPQLMVLRHTHVHSVDNPEGWKVGAKAIAKFYRTFDAWFGNKETPVNGFLAPSPEEKFAGRPEFELESLHKTAMIGTPEEIIPRIKYYQELGVDEFSFWCDNSLPHAEKKKSLELFIKHVVPAFR; this is encoded by the coding sequence ATGAAATTTTCCCTGTTCGTACACATGGAACGTTGGGACGAAAGCGTCAGCCACCGCCAGCTGTTCGAGGACCTGACCGAACTGACGCTGATGGCCGAGGCCGGTGGTTTCAGCACCGTATGGATCGGTGAACACCACGCCATGGAATACACCATTTCGCCAAGCCCGATGCCGCTGCTGGCGTACCTCGCCGGCAAGACCACCACCATTCACCTCGGCGCCGGCACCATCATCGCGCCGTTCTGGCACCCCATCCGGGTCGCCGGTGAATGCGCCCTGCTCGATGTGATCAGCAACGGTCGCATGGAAGTGGGCCTGGCCCGTGGCGCCTATCAGGTTGAATTCGACCGCATGGCCGGCGGCATGCCAGCCTCCTCCGGCGGCCAGGCCTTGCGGGAAATGGTTCCGGTGGTTCGCGCCCTATGGCAAGGCGACTACGCCCATGACGGCGACATCTGGAAATTCCCGACCTCCACCAGCGTGCCCAAGCCGATCCAGAAACCGAATCCACCGATGTGGATCGCAGCCCGTGACCCGGACTCGCACAACTTCGCCGTCGCCAACGGCTGCAACGTGATGGTCACGCCGCTGATGAAAGGCGACGAAGAAGTCCTCGACCTGAAGAACAAATTCCAGGCCGCCCTGGACAACAACCCGGACGTGCCACGCCCGCAATTGATGGTGCTGCGTCATACCCACGTGCACTCGGTCGACAATCCCGAAGGCTGGAAAGTCGGGGCCAAGGCGATCGCCAAATTCTACCGCACCTTCGATGCCTGGTTCGGCAACAAGGAAACCCCGGTCAACGGCTTCCTGGCACCAAGTCCGGAAGAGAAATTCGCCGGCCGTCCAGAGTTCGAACTGGAGAGCCTGCACAAGACCGCCATGATCGGCACCCCGGAAGAAATCATCCCGCGCATCAAGTACTATCAGGAGCTGGGTGTCGACGAGTTCAGCTTCTGGTGCGACAACAGCCTGCCGCATGCCGAGAAGAAAAAGTCCCTGGAGTTGTTTATCAAGCACGTGGTGCCGGCGTTCCGCTGA
- a CDS encoding isochorismatase family cysteine hydrolase, giving the protein MNNKNALLIIDMQQEDGFVLEHFESVLANTAALLDTARQQRVPILYTRHINQADGSDLPRGEPRACDGGPSGYRAGTRQVEIIDSLAPRPDEAIVDKGRYSAFHRTALDARLKALDVHTLIICGVLTDVCVLTTVFDAFALGYHIRLVSDACTTTTQAGHYSALLIMANWVYSLEILTSGECQRALQNLDYLSLNPEHPDLFAHQPHELPGTIARLHTHLVRTQE; this is encoded by the coding sequence ATGAACAATAAAAACGCTCTGTTGATCATCGACATGCAACAGGAGGACGGTTTCGTCCTCGAACACTTCGAATCGGTGCTGGCCAACACCGCCGCACTGCTCGACACCGCTCGCCAGCAACGGGTCCCGATCCTCTATACCCGCCATATCAATCAAGCCGATGGCAGCGACCTGCCACGCGGCGAACCCCGCGCGTGCGACGGCGGCCCGAGCGGCTACCGCGCCGGCACCCGCCAGGTGGAGATCATCGACAGCCTGGCGCCGCGGCCCGATGAAGCCATCGTCGACAAAGGCCGCTACAGCGCCTTCCACCGTACCGCTCTGGATGCCCGGCTCAAGGCGCTGGACGTCCACACACTGATCATCTGCGGCGTGCTCACCGATGTCTGCGTGCTGACCACGGTGTTCGATGCCTTCGCCCTGGGTTATCACATTCGCCTGGTCAGCGACGCCTGCACCACGACCACCCAGGCCGGACACTACTCGGCGCTGTTGATCATGGCCAACTGGGTCTACTCCCTGGAAATCCTCACCAGCGGCGAATGCCAGCGCGCCCTGCAAAACCTTGACTACCTGAGCCTCAATCCGGAGCACCCGGACCTGTTCGCCCACCAGCCCCATGAGCTGCCAGGCACCATCGCCCGGCTGCACACCCACCTCGTGCGGACTCAGGAGTAA